In one Umezawaea sp. Da 62-37 genomic region, the following are encoded:
- a CDS encoding DUF2339 domain-containing protein — translation MTGADPLLRLADELGELGRKLGDVGMELRRLQVAPVRPAPTAAQDPAPAQPTTPPQPVVPVQQAAPVQPVQPVPAQAPVYGPATPPRPMPVPVATAWRPPVAPPPQQHWPVQPMPPPVPRRTLLDRLGEDGAGSRLLAWVGGVVTLLGVVLLLVLAVQRDYLGPLPRVLGGGALALVLIGIGLRLHRSETSRTGAFALAATGVAALYLDVVAATRIYDYLPEWAGLGVGLVVALGGLLLAMRWDSPTFAIGVVLACAVLAPILTGGFTPLLVGFLLVLKTAASPVQWRRNWPWLAIAAGAPAVLGSLLAIGFAVEAENQAPTAAIILLTAVVGVLSALISVRRRPDDVVSVIMVAASPVPALLATALLDKTWATAMTGAVAVLMIALWAVGRTSLPKRFVLAAGVVGVFALLQTTAIALDGSARAATVLVEALLLLLLADRTASRGPLLGGAVFAGLGLLLAVEAIPPRLLAYAPDLEIRTAGTLVGAMLTALVLALVAVALPWAAARRGVLAEPGKSPVALVVAGLVLLYAAAAFVLCAALLVSQTPSGFLFGHTVVTVSWTVAALVLLVRGIDVLPLRIAGLVLVGAAVAKLVLFDLSALDGIARVAAFIGAGLVLLTAGTRYAKLVAIRRNPANS, via the coding sequence GGCGACGTCGGCATGGAACTGCGCAGGCTCCAGGTCGCGCCCGTGCGTCCGGCGCCGACCGCCGCGCAGGACCCCGCGCCCGCCCAGCCGACGACGCCACCGCAGCCCGTCGTGCCGGTCCAGCAGGCCGCACCGGTCCAGCCGGTCCAGCCGGTTCCGGCCCAGGCTCCGGTCTACGGACCCGCGACGCCGCCGCGGCCGATGCCCGTTCCCGTCGCCACGGCCTGGCGCCCGCCGGTCGCGCCGCCGCCCCAGCAGCACTGGCCGGTCCAGCCGATGCCGCCGCCGGTGCCGCGCCGCACGCTGCTCGACCGGCTCGGCGAGGACGGCGCGGGCAGCAGGCTGCTCGCCTGGGTCGGCGGCGTGGTCACGCTGCTCGGCGTCGTGCTCCTGCTGGTCCTGGCCGTGCAGCGCGACTACCTCGGCCCGCTGCCCCGCGTGCTCGGCGGCGGCGCGCTGGCGCTCGTCCTGATCGGCATCGGGCTGCGCCTGCACCGCAGCGAGACCTCGCGGACCGGCGCGTTCGCGCTGGCCGCGACCGGTGTCGCCGCCCTGTACCTGGACGTGGTCGCGGCCACCAGGATCTACGACTACCTGCCGGAGTGGGCCGGTCTCGGCGTCGGCCTGGTGGTCGCGCTCGGCGGTCTGCTGCTGGCCATGCGCTGGGACTCCCCGACGTTCGCCATCGGTGTCGTGCTGGCCTGCGCGGTCCTCGCGCCGATCCTCACCGGTGGCTTCACGCCGCTGCTGGTCGGCTTCCTGCTCGTCCTCAAGACCGCCGCGAGCCCGGTGCAGTGGCGCCGGAACTGGCCGTGGCTGGCCATCGCCGCCGGTGCTCCCGCGGTGCTCGGCTCGCTGCTGGCGATCGGGTTCGCCGTGGAGGCGGAGAACCAGGCCCCGACGGCGGCGATCATCCTGCTGACCGCGGTGGTCGGCGTGCTGAGCGCGCTGATCTCGGTGCGCCGCCGCCCCGACGACGTCGTGTCGGTGATCATGGTCGCCGCGTCGCCGGTGCCCGCGCTGCTCGCGACCGCGCTGCTCGACAAGACCTGGGCGACCGCGATGACCGGTGCCGTCGCGGTGCTGATGATCGCGCTGTGGGCGGTGGGCAGGACGTCGCTGCCCAAGCGGTTCGTGCTGGCCGCCGGGGTGGTCGGCGTGTTCGCGCTGCTCCAGACCACGGCCATCGCCCTGGACGGCAGCGCGCGGGCCGCGACCGTGCTCGTCGAGGCGCTGCTGCTGCTGTTGCTGGCCGACCGGACCGCTTCGCGCGGCCCGCTGCTGGGCGGCGCGGTGTTCGCCGGTCTCGGCCTGCTGCTGGCCGTGGAGGCGATCCCGCCGCGGCTGCTCGCGTACGCGCCGGACCTGGAGATCCGCACGGCGGGCACGCTGGTGGGCGCCATGCTGACCGCGCTGGTCCTCGCGCTGGTCGCCGTCGCGCTGCCGTGGGCCGCCGCCCGGCGCGGTGTCCTCGCCGAACCGGGCAAGAGCCCGGTCGCGCTGGTGGTCGCCGGGCTGGTGCTGCTCTACGCCGCCGCCGCGTTCGTGCTCTGCGCCGCGCTGCTGGTGTCGCAGACGCCGTCCGGGTTCCTGTTCGGGCACACGGTCGTCACCGTGTCGTGGACGGTGGCCGCGCTCGTCCTGCTCGTCCGGGGGATCGACGTGCTGCCGCTGCGGATCGCCGGGCTGGTGCTGGTCGGGGCTGCCGTGGCGAAACTGGTGCTGTTCGACCTCTCGGCGCTCGACGGGATCGCCAGGGTGGCCGCTTTCATCGGTGCCGGATTGGTTCTGCTGACGGCGGGCACGCGCTACGCCAAACTGGTGGCGATCCGCAGGAATCCGGCGAATTCGTAG
- a CDS encoding cytochrome D1 domain-containing protein, with amino-acid sequence MWAQSTVGPRRLGTAFFSFAALFALSAGPVVLAGGPPPAVDPAASGPSPQAYVVGRSGQVQVVDTVRGEVLATARTGGRTTGIAVAPDGGRVYVVNGWTGVITAIDPVSGAVVGRLETGAQLAQAVMRPDGQRLYVTGNSSDGGTVVVVDPTTFTLAAVVPIGGQVQGIAISPDGRMLYVAGAQDGTVALVDALTLTRRATVEVGGMPQHVAVSPDGSTLYASVLHIGARRASAGLVVVDAKRRTRLAEIPVGRGAGGVAVTPDGSRVYVALTGQRAVAVVDTTTRALLRTLPYDARGLSNAPGDRRIFLATGSTTTVLDGSDDTELARFDLDEAELPGITGRPTAFEATMVAFAPTPPHPG; translated from the coding sequence ATGTGGGCGCAGAGCACGGTCGGACCCCGCCGACTCGGTACGGCCTTCTTCTCCTTCGCCGCGCTGTTCGCGCTGTCCGCGGGTCCGGTGGTGCTGGCGGGCGGCCCGCCTCCCGCGGTCGACCCGGCGGCCAGCGGCCCCTCGCCCCAGGCGTACGTCGTCGGCCGCTCGGGCCAGGTGCAGGTCGTGGACACGGTGCGGGGCGAGGTGCTGGCGACCGCCAGGACCGGTGGCCGCACGACCGGCATCGCGGTGGCGCCGGACGGCGGGCGCGTCTACGTGGTCAACGGCTGGACGGGCGTGATCACCGCGATCGACCCGGTGAGCGGCGCCGTCGTCGGCAGGCTCGAAACGGGCGCGCAGCTCGCGCAGGCCGTGATGCGCCCGGACGGGCAGCGGCTCTACGTCACCGGCAACTCCAGCGACGGCGGCACGGTCGTCGTGGTCGACCCGACGACGTTCACGCTCGCCGCCGTGGTCCCGATCGGCGGCCAGGTCCAGGGCATCGCGATCAGCCCGGACGGCCGGATGCTCTACGTGGCCGGAGCCCAGGACGGCACGGTCGCGCTCGTGGACGCGCTGACCCTGACCCGGCGGGCGACCGTCGAGGTGGGCGGGATGCCGCAGCACGTGGCGGTGAGCCCGGACGGGTCGACGCTGTACGCCAGCGTGCTGCACATCGGCGCGCGGAGGGCGAGCGCCGGGCTGGTGGTCGTGGACGCGAAGCGGCGCACCCGGCTCGCGGAGATCCCGGTCGGCAGGGGCGCGGGCGGCGTCGCGGTCACCCCGGACGGGTCGCGGGTGTACGTGGCGCTGACCGGGCAGCGGGCCGTCGCCGTCGTGGACACGACGACGCGGGCGCTGCTGCGGACGCTGCCCTACGACGCGCGCGGGCTGTCGAACGCGCCCGGCGACCGGCGGATCTTCCTGGCCACCGGGTCGACGACGACGGTGCTGGACGGGTCGGACGACACCGAGCTGGCGAGGTTCGACCTCGACGAGGCGGAGCTGCCGGGGATCACCGGCAGGCCCACCGCGTTCGAGGCGACGATGGTCGCGTTCGCCCCGACCCCGCCCCACCCCGGCTGA
- a CDS encoding VOC family protein, with amino-acid sequence MPIQRLNHAVLYVRDVTKAVAFYGDVLGFKIVMEMPGQAAFLQAAGSTNDHDLGLFAMGAQAADSPAGSSAVGLYHLAWEVDTLGELRAIRARLVQHGALVGESDHGTTKALYARDVDGIEFEVCWLVPADRLTDQLRADKAARPLDLDAEVDSYGADLRGGIGVSVPALG; translated from the coding sequence ATGCCGATCCAGCGCCTGAACCACGCCGTGCTGTACGTCCGGGACGTCACGAAGGCGGTGGCGTTCTACGGCGACGTGCTCGGCTTCAAGATCGTCATGGAGATGCCCGGCCAGGCCGCGTTCCTCCAGGCCGCCGGATCGACCAACGACCACGACCTCGGCCTCTTCGCCATGGGCGCCCAGGCGGCCGACTCCCCCGCGGGCAGCTCCGCGGTCGGCCTCTACCACCTCGCGTGGGAGGTCGACACGCTCGGCGAGCTGCGCGCCATCCGCGCCAGGCTCGTGCAGCACGGCGCCCTCGTCGGCGAGTCCGACCACGGCACCACCAAGGCGCTCTACGCCCGCGACGTCGACGGCATCGAGTTCGAGGTCTGCTGGCTGGTGCCCGCCGACCGGTTGACCGACCAGCTGCGCGCCGACAAGGCCGCCAGGCCGCTCGACCTGGACGCCGAGGTCGACTCCTACGGCGCCGACCTGCGCGGCGGCATCGGGGTGTCGGTGCCCGCGCTGGGCTGA
- a CDS encoding MMPL family transporter: protein MFAKWGSLAYHRRWVVLIAIVLLSVGGGIWGLGVFDKLSQGGYDAPGSEAARANQVAQDAFGRQGGDVIVIYTAPQGTTVDSPEFAAKITAQLDGLPGDAVKQVASYWNTRLPTFANADKSKALAAITLQAGDSNAQIKQFQQISDKLAVDGVESLVGGLTPTQKAINDITASDLTKAEAVSLPIVLLLLIVIFGGLIAASLPVLVGGLSIMGSLGVLHAVSLGADVNSFAVNVASLLGLGMAIDYGLFMVGRFREELAAGRSVEDAVRRTVTSAGRTVAFSSTILVIALAGLLLFPQGFLKSLSYGGMSAVAIAAVVSLTLLPALLGVLGHRVDKFAMPWRKRAAKGEEGLGWARLGRRVMKRPVLFAVPIIGVLLALGAPFLGVKFGAVTEKVLPEGNSSRVAAETINSDFSALSANGLKIVISGDPDPAAVQSYLAKVSDVSGVDTAQATSEPKNGVWVAAAGLDGGDAHSDQAKQALKDVRALDVPSGSEVLVGGPTALVSDSLDAIAANLPWMVLLLVGATFVLMFLAFGSVVLPLKAIVMSALSLSATFGVLVWIFQDGHGASLLGVTPSPLESGIVVLMAAIVFGLSTDYEIFLLSRMVEARNRGASSEDAVATGLAKTGRVITAAALLLSVVIGAFAFSQITIMRFVGVGMILALVLDATVVRMLLVPAVLKLLGNAAWWAPGPLRRIQERMAIHEGGDVGDEDEPAARERTPESVH, encoded by the coding sequence TTGTTCGCGAAGTGGGGCTCGCTGGCCTATCACCGCCGTTGGGTGGTGTTGATCGCGATCGTGCTGCTGTCCGTCGGTGGCGGCATCTGGGGGCTGGGCGTCTTCGACAAGCTGAGCCAGGGCGGCTACGACGCGCCGGGCAGCGAGGCGGCGCGGGCCAACCAGGTCGCGCAGGACGCGTTCGGCCGCCAGGGCGGTGACGTCATCGTCATCTACACGGCCCCGCAGGGCACCACCGTCGACTCCCCCGAGTTCGCCGCGAAGATCACCGCGCAGCTCGACGGGCTGCCCGGCGACGCGGTCAAGCAGGTCGCCTCCTACTGGAACACGCGGCTGCCGACGTTCGCCAACGCCGACAAGAGCAAGGCGCTGGCCGCGATCACCCTCCAGGCCGGCGACTCGAACGCGCAGATCAAGCAGTTCCAGCAGATCTCCGACAAGCTCGCCGTGGACGGCGTCGAGTCGCTGGTCGGCGGCCTCACGCCCACCCAGAAGGCGATCAACGACATCACCGCGTCGGACCTCACCAAGGCCGAAGCCGTGTCGCTGCCCATCGTGCTGCTCCTGCTGATCGTCATCTTCGGCGGTCTCATCGCGGCCTCGCTGCCGGTGCTCGTCGGCGGCCTCTCGATCATGGGCTCGCTCGGCGTGCTGCACGCCGTGTCGCTCGGCGCCGACGTGAACTCGTTCGCCGTCAACGTCGCCAGCCTGCTCGGCCTCGGCATGGCCATCGACTACGGCCTCTTCATGGTCGGCCGGTTCCGCGAGGAGCTCGCCGCGGGCCGCAGCGTGGAGGACGCCGTGCGCCGCACGGTCACCTCGGCGGGCCGGACCGTGGCGTTCTCCTCGACGATCCTGGTCATCGCCCTCGCCGGTCTGCTGCTGTTCCCGCAGGGCTTCCTCAAGTCGCTGAGCTACGGCGGCATGTCGGCCGTGGCCATCGCCGCGGTCGTCTCGCTCACCCTGCTGCCCGCGCTGCTCGGCGTCCTCGGCCACCGCGTCGACAAGTTCGCGATGCCGTGGCGCAAGCGCGCCGCGAAGGGCGAGGAGGGGCTCGGCTGGGCTCGGCTCGGCAGGCGGGTCATGAAGCGCCCGGTGCTGTTCGCGGTGCCGATCATCGGTGTCCTGCTCGCACTCGGCGCGCCGTTCCTCGGCGTGAAGTTCGGCGCGGTCACCGAGAAGGTCCTGCCGGAGGGCAACTCCTCGCGGGTCGCCGCCGAGACGATCAACTCCGACTTCTCGGCGCTGTCGGCCAACGGCCTCAAGATCGTGATTTCCGGCGACCCCGACCCCGCCGCCGTCCAGTCCTACCTCGCGAAGGTCTCCGACGTGTCCGGCGTCGACACCGCGCAGGCCACCTCGGAGCCGAAGAACGGCGTGTGGGTCGCCGCCGCGGGCCTCGACGGCGGTGACGCGCACTCCGACCAGGCCAAGCAGGCGCTCAAGGACGTGCGCGCGCTGGACGTGCCGAGCGGCTCGGAGGTGCTGGTCGGCGGTCCGACCGCGCTGGTGTCCGACAGCCTGGACGCCATCGCGGCCAACCTGCCGTGGATGGTCCTGCTGCTGGTCGGCGCGACGTTCGTGCTGATGTTCCTGGCGTTCGGCTCGGTCGTGCTGCCGCTCAAGGCGATCGTGATGAGCGCGCTGAGCCTGTCGGCGACCTTCGGCGTGCTGGTCTGGATCTTCCAGGACGGCCATGGCGCCTCGCTGCTCGGCGTAACGCCGTCGCCGCTGGAGTCGGGCATCGTCGTGCTGATGGCGGCCATCGTGTTCGGCCTGTCGACGGACTACGAGATCTTCCTGCTGTCCCGCATGGTCGAGGCCCGCAACAGGGGCGCGAGCAGCGAGGACGCCGTCGCGACCGGGCTGGCCAAGACCGGGCGCGTGATCACCGCCGCCGCGCTGCTGCTGAGCGTCGTGATCGGCGCGTTCGCGTTCTCACAGATCACGATCATGCGGTTCGTCGGCGTCGGCATGATCCTGGCGCTGGTGCTGGACGCGACGGTCGTCCGGATGCTGCTCGTGCCCGCCGTGCTCAAGCTCCTCGGCAACGCGGCGTGGTGGGCTCCCGGCCCGTTGCGCCGGATCCAGGAGCGGATGGCCATCCACGAGGGCGGCGACGTGGGCGACGAGGACGAACCCGCGGCTCGGGAGCGCACCCCGGAGTCGGTGCACTAG
- a CDS encoding TetR/AcrR family transcriptional regulator, producing MSQTTHRERLRAETERDIRRQARALLVDHGREAVTLRAIAREVGITAPALYRYYDSREDLLRRLCDDICQDLEAELYAALAPFGEGGGHEEVYAVCRGFRRWALAHPQEFSLVFASPENVIGTVGPDRLKVGDQFGKVFLEVAGRLIVKHEHPRGEELPEPPEVLHADLRAFRQGMIGTVTARGVEVDEESLRLGTLFQILQSWVRLYGHVALEVFGHFPVAVSDPEPMFDAMLASLLVSMGIEE from the coding sequence ATGTCCCAGACCACGCACCGTGAACGGCTCCGTGCGGAAACCGAGCGTGATATCCGGCGGCAGGCTCGTGCCCTGCTCGTGGACCACGGACGTGAGGCCGTGACGCTGCGTGCCATCGCTCGGGAGGTCGGCATCACCGCCCCGGCGCTGTACCGCTACTACGACTCGCGCGAGGACCTGCTGCGCCGCCTGTGCGACGACATCTGCCAGGACTTGGAGGCGGAGCTGTACGCGGCGCTCGCCCCGTTCGGCGAGGGCGGCGGGCACGAGGAGGTCTACGCGGTCTGCCGGGGCTTCCGGCGCTGGGCGCTGGCCCACCCGCAGGAGTTCTCGCTGGTCTTCGCGTCACCCGAGAACGTCATCGGGACGGTCGGGCCCGACCGGCTGAAGGTCGGCGACCAGTTCGGGAAGGTGTTCCTGGAGGTCGCGGGCAGGCTGATCGTCAAGCACGAGCACCCGCGCGGCGAGGAGTTGCCCGAACCGCCGGAGGTGCTGCACGCCGACCTGCGGGCGTTCCGGCAGGGGATGATCGGCACGGTGACCGCGCGCGGCGTGGAGGTGGACGAGGAATCGCTGCGCCTGGGCACGCTCTTCCAGATCCTCCAGTCGTGGGTGCGGCTCTACGGGCACGTGGCGCTGGAGGTGTTCGGGCACTTCCCGGTGGCCGTGTCCGACCCGGAGCCGATGTTCGACGCGATGCTCGCGAGCCTCCTCGTCTCCATGGGCATCGAGGAGTGA
- the leuS gene encoding leucine--tRNA ligase, whose product MSTDAAAETPAFRYTAELAGRIEKRWQQYWEDNGTFHAPNPVGPLSTGEPVPADKLFVQDMFPYPSGAGLHVGHPLGFIGTDVFARYHRMNGRNVLHTMGFDAFGLPAEQYAVQTGQHPRKTTEDNMATYLRQIRRLGLGHDERRRISTIDVEYYKWTQWIFLQIFNSWYDADAGKARPIAELEAQFADGTRPTPDGRPWASQTSAEQRKVLNEHRLAYLSEAPVNWCPGLGTVLANEEVTADGRSERGNFPVFRRNLRQWMMRITAYSDRLIDDLDRLDWPEKVKAMQRNWIGRSNGARVRFPVGANEIEVFTTRPDTLFGATYMVLAPEHALVDVIAAPERAADIAAYRRAASLKSELDRQENKEKTGVFTGAYAKNPVNGTEIPVYIADYVLMGYGTGAIMAVPGQDQRDWDFATAYDLPVIRTVQPSEGFEGEAFTGDGPAINSSFLDGMAIQEAKSTMITWLEENDHGRGTVQYKLRDWLFSRQRYWGEPFPIVYDEDGTPIPLPDSMLPVELPEVDDYSPRTFEPDDANSEPSPPLSRATDWTEVELDLGEGLKKYRRDFNTMPNWAGSCWYQLRYVDPTESERFVNAENEQYWLGPRTAEHGANDPGGVDLYIGGVEHAVLHLLYSRFWQKVLFDLGQVSGDEPYRKLFNQGYIQAYAFQDKRETYVPADEVVEENGKFFFNGEEVKREYGKMGKSLKNVVTPDEMCENYGADTFRMYEMSMGPMDVSRPWATKDVVGAQRFLQRLWRNLVDENTGELRVVEDAAPEESLRALHKTIAGVHDDFVNLRYNTAGAKLIELNNHVTKAYSATGTPRVLAEAMVQMLAPLSPHISEELWAKLGHEGSLAHGPFPKADEKYLVEDSVEYPIQVNGKVKARITVSATAGQDEVKAAALAEEKIAELVAGGTPRKVIVVPGRLVNIVL is encoded by the coding sequence ATGAGCACGGACGCGGCCGCGGAAACCCCGGCCTTCCGCTACACGGCCGAACTGGCAGGCCGGATCGAGAAGCGCTGGCAGCAGTACTGGGAGGACAACGGCACGTTCCACGCGCCGAACCCGGTCGGCCCGCTGTCCACCGGTGAGCCGGTGCCCGCGGACAAGCTGTTCGTGCAGGACATGTTCCCGTACCCGTCGGGCGCGGGGCTGCACGTCGGCCACCCGCTGGGCTTCATCGGCACGGACGTCTTCGCCCGGTACCACCGGATGAACGGCCGCAACGTGCTGCACACGATGGGCTTCGACGCGTTCGGCCTGCCCGCGGAGCAGTACGCGGTGCAGACCGGCCAGCACCCGCGCAAGACCACCGAGGACAACATGGCCACCTACCTGCGGCAGATCCGCAGGCTGGGGCTGGGGCACGACGAGCGGCGCCGGATCTCCACGATCGACGTCGAGTACTACAAGTGGACGCAGTGGATCTTCCTGCAGATCTTCAACTCCTGGTACGACGCCGACGCGGGCAAGGCGCGGCCGATCGCCGAGCTGGAAGCCCAGTTCGCCGACGGGACCCGGCCCACGCCGGACGGTCGTCCGTGGGCGAGCCAGACGAGCGCCGAGCAGCGCAAGGTGCTGAACGAGCACCGCCTGGCGTACCTGTCCGAGGCGCCGGTGAACTGGTGCCCCGGCCTGGGAACGGTGCTGGCCAACGAGGAGGTCACCGCCGACGGTCGCAGCGAGCGCGGCAACTTCCCCGTGTTCCGCCGCAACCTGCGCCAGTGGATGATGCGGATCACCGCGTACTCCGACCGGCTGATCGACGACCTGGACCGGCTGGACTGGCCGGAGAAGGTCAAGGCCATGCAGCGCAACTGGATCGGGCGCAGCAACGGCGCCCGCGTGCGCTTCCCGGTCGGCGCCAACGAGATCGAGGTCTTCACGACCCGTCCCGACACGCTGTTCGGCGCGACGTACATGGTGCTGGCGCCGGAACACGCGCTGGTGGACGTGATCGCGGCTCCCGAGCGGGCCGCGGACATCGCCGCGTACCGGCGGGCCGCGTCCCTGAAGTCCGAACTGGACCGCCAGGAGAACAAGGAGAAGACCGGCGTCTTCACCGGCGCGTACGCCAAGAACCCGGTCAACGGCACCGAGATCCCGGTCTACATCGCCGACTACGTGCTGATGGGCTACGGCACCGGCGCGATCATGGCGGTGCCCGGCCAGGACCAGCGCGACTGGGACTTCGCGACCGCGTACGACCTGCCGGTGATCCGGACCGTTCAGCCGTCCGAGGGCTTCGAGGGCGAGGCGTTCACCGGCGACGGGCCCGCGATCAACAGCAGCTTCCTGGACGGCATGGCCATCCAGGAGGCCAAGTCCACGATGATCACCTGGCTGGAGGAGAACGACCACGGCCGCGGCACCGTCCAGTACAAGCTGCGCGACTGGCTGTTCTCCCGCCAGCGGTACTGGGGCGAGCCGTTCCCCATCGTCTACGACGAGGACGGCACGCCGATCCCGCTGCCCGACTCCATGCTGCCGGTCGAGTTGCCCGAGGTGGACGACTACTCGCCGCGCACCTTCGAGCCGGACGACGCGAACAGCGAGCCGTCGCCGCCGCTGTCCCGCGCGACCGACTGGACCGAGGTCGAGCTGGACCTGGGCGAGGGCCTGAAGAAGTACCGCCGCGACTTCAACACCATGCCCAACTGGGCGGGGTCGTGCTGGTACCAGCTGCGCTACGTCGACCCGACCGAGTCCGAGCGGTTCGTCAACGCCGAGAACGAGCAGTACTGGCTGGGCCCGCGCACCGCGGAGCACGGCGCGAACGACCCCGGCGGCGTCGACCTGTACATCGGCGGCGTCGAGCACGCGGTGCTGCACCTGCTGTACTCCCGCTTCTGGCAGAAGGTGCTGTTCGACCTGGGCCAGGTGTCCGGCGACGAGCCGTACCGCAAGCTGTTCAACCAGGGCTACATCCAGGCGTACGCGTTCCAGGACAAGCGCGAGACGTACGTGCCCGCCGACGAGGTCGTGGAGGAGAACGGGAAGTTCTTCTTCAACGGCGAAGAGGTCAAGCGCGAGTACGGCAAGATGGGCAAGAGCCTGAAGAACGTCGTCACGCCGGACGAGATGTGCGAGAACTACGGCGCGGACACGTTCCGGATGTACGAGATGTCGATGGGCCCGATGGACGTGTCCCGCCCGTGGGCGACCAAGGACGTCGTCGGCGCGCAGCGGTTCCTGCAGAGGCTGTGGCGCAACCTGGTCGACGAGAACACCGGTGAGCTGCGGGTCGTCGAGGACGCCGCGCCCGAGGAATCCCTGCGGGCGCTGCACAAGACGATCGCGGGCGTGCACGACGACTTCGTGAACCTGCGCTACAACACGGCGGGCGCGAAGCTGATCGAGCTGAACAACCACGTCACCAAGGCGTACAGCGCGACCGGCACGCCGAGGGTGCTGGCCGAGGCGATGGTGCAGATGCTGGCGCCGCTGAGCCCGCACATCTCCGAGGAGCTGTGGGCCAAGCTGGGCCACGAGGGGTCGCTGGCGCACGGGCCGTTCCCGAAGGCCGACGAGAAGTACCTGGTCGAGGACTCGGTGGAGTACCCGATCCAGGTCAACGGCAAGGTCAAGGCGCGGATCACGGTGTCCGCGACGGCCGGTCAGGACGAGGTCAAGGCCGCGGCGCTGGCCGAGGAGAAGATCGCCGAGCTGGTCGCGGGCGGGACGCCGCGCAAGGTGATCGTCGTGCCCGGCCGACTGGTGAACATCGTGCTGTAG
- a CDS encoding Uma2 family endonuclease, with translation MVMSSTARRLEGYTLADWESLEPHEGRRIELVNGRFRVNAAPAVPHQRIADRLQTLLDDAVAPAGLEAYSAIGVRVGQSGYIPDLTICVPSEGTSTSSDDVEMVVEVLSPSTANSDRLEKPAAYAAAGIPVYWIVEAPKGGTPVVRCYVLSGDTYAEAGVASSGNPAELAVTRDISVKVDVDVLFARRGQPGTVRP, from the coding sequence ATGGTCATGAGCAGCACAGCGCGTCGTCTCGAGGGCTACACCCTGGCCGACTGGGAAAGCCTCGAACCGCATGAAGGACGTCGAATTGAGCTCGTCAACGGGCGGTTCCGCGTGAACGCCGCACCGGCGGTCCCCCATCAGCGCATCGCAGATCGCTTGCAGACCTTGCTCGACGACGCGGTCGCCCCGGCGGGTCTGGAGGCGTACTCGGCGATCGGCGTTCGCGTCGGGCAGAGCGGCTACATCCCGGACCTCACGATCTGCGTTCCCTCGGAAGGAACCAGCACGTCGTCCGATGACGTCGAGATGGTCGTCGAGGTGTTGTCACCCTCCACCGCGAACAGCGACCGGCTGGAGAAGCCCGCCGCCTACGCCGCCGCTGGAATTCCGGTGTACTGGATCGTGGAGGCTCCGAAAGGCGGTACCCCGGTCGTGCGCTGCTACGTCCTCAGCGGCGACACCTACGCCGAGGCAGGGGTGGCGAGCAGCGGGAATCCCGCCGAACTGGCCGTCACGCGGGACATCTCGGTGAAGGTCGACGTCGATGTCCTTTTCGCCCGCCGTGGTCAACCGGGTACCGTAAGGCCATGA
- a CDS encoding SdpI family protein, translating to MNIVLPVVLGSIGVFLGLIGYLGLSGKLPRNRYVGVRTAPAMRDDEAFQLANRVAGLPNVVAAIVAVGAGTAAAVNPDAALTVGLVGVVGAVAITIAGTAVGHRAAEAMPEPEAPKGCGGCACAGGGCSTFSRA from the coding sequence GTGAACATCGTGCTGCCTGTGGTGCTCGGTTCGATCGGCGTCTTCCTCGGGTTGATCGGCTACCTCGGGTTGAGCGGGAAGTTGCCGCGCAACCGCTACGTCGGCGTCCGCACCGCTCCGGCGATGCGCGACGACGAGGCGTTCCAGCTCGCCAACCGGGTCGCCGGTCTGCCGAACGTCGTCGCCGCGATCGTCGCGGTCGGCGCGGGCACCGCCGCCGCCGTCAACCCGGACGCCGCCCTGACCGTCGGCCTGGTCGGTGTCGTCGGGGCCGTCGCGATCACCATCGCGGGCACCGCCGTCGGGCACCGCGCCGCCGAGGCGATGCCCGAGCCGGAGGCCCCGAAGGGCTGCGGTGGGTGCGCGTGCGCCGGTGGAGGGTGCAGCACGTTCTCGCGGGCCTGA
- a CDS encoding YqgE/AlgH family protein, whose amino-acid sequence MRPDAEVEPGSLLVAAPTLTDSNFQRTVVYLIDHRGEGTLGVVLNRPSEVAVHDVLPAWGPHVTRPQAVYIGGPVEQKTALCLAALRTGEDLSTLEGVVGVRGPVALLDLDADPEVLVAKVRGMRVFAGYAGWGSRQLAGEIDRGDWIVVPGLPDDVLTPSDVDLWGRVLRRQGMPTALLATYPADVHQN is encoded by the coding sequence GTGCGCCCTGATGCAGAAGTCGAACCTGGTTCCCTGCTCGTGGCGGCGCCGACGCTCACGGACTCGAACTTCCAGCGGACCGTCGTCTACCTGATCGACCACCGCGGCGAGGGGACGCTGGGGGTGGTGTTGAACCGGCCCAGCGAGGTGGCGGTGCACGACGTGCTGCCCGCTTGGGGTCCGCACGTGACGCGCCCGCAGGCCGTCTACATCGGTGGACCGGTGGAGCAGAAGACCGCGTTGTGCCTGGCAGCGCTGCGGACCGGCGAGGACCTGTCCACTTTGGAGGGTGTGGTCGGCGTGCGCGGGCCGGTGGCGCTGCTCGACCTGGACGCCGATCCGGAGGTGCTCGTCGCGAAGGTCCGGGGCATGCGGGTGTTCGCGGGCTACGCGGGCTGGGGGTCGCGGCAGCTGGCCGGTGAGATCGACCGCGGCGACTGGATCGTGGTCCCCGGTCTGCCGGACGACGTCCTGACGCCGTCCGATGTCGACCTGTGGGGGCGGGTGCTGCGCCGTCAGGGCATGCCGACGGCACTGCTGGCGACCTATCCCGCCGACGTCCACCAGAACTGA